The Maribacter aquivivus genome has a segment encoding these proteins:
- a CDS encoding RNA polymerase sigma factor — protein MTFLKKLCFIIIGNQFNEKTVSSGKNEEYTDLELVERIVSNNDSMLFGVLYDRYSKLVYNKCLGFSKSNKEAEDLTQDIFLMLYVKLGSFKGNSKFSTWLYSFTYNFCVNYVNRNKERRIDDNSVKFDVHEDVPVEVTDDLLLQMQVDKLKEALELIAPEDKTILLLKYQDGASIKELEDILELKSSAIKMRLKRAKAKVTEMYKTLN, from the coding sequence GTGACATTTCTTAAAAAGCTATGTTTTATTATTATTGGAAACCAATTCAATGAAAAAACGGTTTCTAGTGGTAAAAACGAAGAATATACCGATTTAGAGTTGGTAGAACGCATTGTATCTAACAATGATTCTATGCTCTTTGGTGTGCTCTATGATAGGTACTCAAAATTAGTTTACAATAAGTGCTTGGGGTTTTCAAAATCGAATAAAGAGGCAGAAGACCTAACCCAAGATATTTTTCTAATGTTATATGTTAAGCTTGGTTCTTTTAAAGGGAATTCAAAATTCTCTACCTGGTTATATTCTTTTACCTATAATTTCTGTGTCAATTATGTCAATAGAAATAAGGAACGGAGAATCGACGATAATTCAGTGAAATTTGATGTGCATGAAGATGTGCCAGTTGAGGTAACCGATGATTTGTTATTGCAAATGCAAGTTGATAAACTTAAAGAAGCATTAGAACTTATTGCTCCAGAAGATAAGACGATATTGTTGTTGAAATATCAAGATGGAGCATCAATAAAAGAATTGGAAGATATTTTAGAGCTTAAATCAAGCGCTATTAAAATGAGGCTGAAGAGAGCTAAGGCTAAGGTTACTGAAATGTATAAAACTCTAAACTGA
- a CDS encoding mechanosensitive ion channel family protein has translation MDTVDKWKDLTFESLSNIFKDIASALPGIFGAFIVIIFGWIIIKVVTFVLKRIFKAIKLDKASEKINEAKLFGDADIKIDLPKIIITFIKVLLWLVFIIVASDIMGLTIISTEIANLLRYLPILLSAMVILMLGLFLAKTIKETIIKVFDSIGLGGGKLLGNVLFYLIIIFVSITALNQAGIDTQIITNNFTIVLGAFLLAIALALGLGSREIVGDLLRTFYSRKIYEVGDKVKIGDLQGTVIGIDNISMILKTKSGKVIIPIKKVVEKTVTVEEQS, from the coding sequence ATGGATACAGTTGATAAGTGGAAAGACCTCACCTTTGAATCATTAAGTAATATATTCAAAGATATTGCCTCTGCATTGCCAGGAATTTTTGGAGCATTCATCGTTATTATTTTTGGTTGGATAATTATTAAGGTAGTCACCTTTGTTTTAAAAAGAATATTTAAAGCCATCAAATTAGATAAAGCTTCTGAAAAAATTAATGAGGCAAAACTGTTTGGTGATGCCGATATCAAAATAGATTTACCTAAGATAATTATCACTTTTATAAAGGTTTTATTGTGGTTGGTATTTATAATCGTTGCCTCAGATATTATGGGCTTAACTATTATATCAACTGAAATTGCCAACCTATTAAGATACTTGCCAATATTGTTGTCGGCGATGGTAATACTAATGTTAGGGTTGTTTTTAGCCAAAACAATCAAAGAAACAATTATTAAAGTATTTGATTCAATTGGTCTTGGCGGTGGTAAATTGTTAGGTAATGTTTTATTTTATCTAATTATCATATTTGTTAGTATTACTGCATTGAACCAAGCAGGTATAGATACACAGATTATCACTAATAACTTTACTATTGTACTAGGTGCTTTCTTATTGGCAATTGCATTGGCATTAGGCTTAGGGTCTAGAGAAATTGTAGGTGACCTATTAAGAACATTCTACTCAAGAAAGATTTATGAGGTAGGGGATAAGGTTAAAATAGGAGATTTACAGGGTACAGTAATCGGTATTGATAATATTTCAATGATACTGAAAACAAAATCAGGTAAGGTTATTATCCCTATTAAAAAGGTAGTAGAAAAAACAGTTACGGTAGAAGAACAATCCTAA
- a CDS encoding ClpP family protease encodes MSAKKGKIQEAIDEKMLEERKVFLWGMVDDDSAKHVIDRLLYLDMQSDKEIQLYINSPGGYVTSGFAMYDTIKALKSPVSTICTGLAASMGSILLSVGKKGRRFIQPHAQVMIHQPSGGARGQASNIEIQAREIIKTKELSAQILADNCGQDFDKVLKDFDRDYWMNAEESIKYGIVDGIME; translated from the coding sequence ATGAGTGCTAAAAAAGGAAAAATTCAGGAAGCCATAGATGAGAAAATGCTGGAGGAAAGAAAAGTCTTTCTTTGGGGTATGGTTGATGACGATTCTGCAAAACATGTAATTGACAGGTTGTTATATCTAGATATGCAGAGCGATAAAGAAATTCAATTATATATTAATAGTCCGGGTGGTTATGTTACTTCTGGTTTTGCAATGTACGATACTATAAAAGCATTAAAGAGTCCGGTTTCAACAATCTGTACCGGTTTAGCGGCATCAATGGGTTCTATCTTATTATCAGTAGGTAAAAAGGGAAGAAGATTCATTCAGCCACATGCTCAGGTAATGATTCACCAACCAAGTGGCGGTGCAAGAGGTCAGGCTTCTAATATTGAAATACAAGCTAGAGAAATTATAAAGACCAAAGAGTTAAGTGCACAAATATTAGCAGATAACTGTGGTCAAGATTTTGACAAGGTTTTGAAAGATTTTGATAGAGATTATTGGATGAATGCAGAAGAGTCTATTAAATATGGTATCGTAGACGGTATTATGGAATAG